In the Kaistella sp. 97-N-M2 genome, one interval contains:
- a CDS encoding outer membrane lipoprotein carrier protein LolA, which translates to MEIILKKITLGLFTVATVASFSAQKVDAKAKTLLDAVSNQYKAKNNVYFKFVYGTGNGKKVTRTEPGIFYSAKDKYKLKVMGTEQIFDGNKIYNISAEDQEVTVAKPTGSEQMFSPLNYIEEYKKGYNVKYMGKLTVNGVKSDFIKLTPTTKNGIKEVNLFINDAKKQIVKLEQFSSDNSVSVIAISDYKENQTLNNAMFTFDKNQYKNYIVTEL; encoded by the coding sequence ATGGAAATCATATTGAAGAAAATTACTTTAGGACTTTTTACGGTGGCCACCGTTGCAAGTTTTTCTGCACAAAAGGTGGATGCCAAAGCCAAAACACTATTGGATGCGGTGTCCAATCAATACAAAGCCAAAAACAATGTTTATTTCAAATTTGTATACGGAACGGGCAACGGCAAAAAGGTAACCCGCACAGAGCCCGGCATCTTCTACTCTGCGAAAGACAAATACAAACTGAAAGTCATGGGTACGGAACAGATTTTCGACGGTAATAAAATTTATAATATTTCTGCCGAAGATCAGGAAGTAACGGTTGCAAAACCCACCGGCAGCGAGCAAATGTTCTCTCCTTTAAATTACATTGAAGAATACAAAAAAGGGTATAATGTAAAATATATGGGTAAACTTACCGTGAATGGCGTAAAATCCGATTTCATTAAGTTAACGCCTACCACCAAGAATGGAATTAAAGAAGTAAATCTCTTCATCAACGACGCGAAAAAGCAGATCGTGAAGCTGGAGCAGTTTTCTTCGGACAATTCAGTCTCTGTAATTGCGATCAGCGATTATAAGGAAAATCAGACTTTAAACAATGCCATGTTTACTTTTGATAAAAATCAGTACAAAAATTATATTGTTACAGAACTGTAA